A window of Oryza glaberrima chromosome 2, OglaRS2, whole genome shotgun sequence genomic DNA:
CAAACATCTCACCACGTCACAGGCTGACACACCCCTATTTATACCAGTGAAAACAAGGGTAATTctcaaacataaaaataataaatcaaaacTCAAAAAATTCAATGCTTTAGTTCTTTACAATACAGTTCTGTCAATTACCTTGTACAACCTCACAGTCTAAGAAACTTCTTTATTATGTCAGCTAGAAACGCTGAACATCATGCAGAATCAAAATTTCAGGATCCATGAATAAACTATAAATAGCATTACCAGTTAGTGACTGGAGAATTCACTGTTCCAGCCACCCAACAGCAACTATGAACACAATTAGACACAATCAGACAATAAAGCACACTGCACTCCAGTTCCCCACCCTTAGCAACTTTGAATTTGGACTGCGCTTACAAATTAACCAAAATGTTGAACGCATGAGTTAAAACTACTGAACAGGAGGGCTGCTCCCCCACACCCCCACCAACCTTGCACTTGCAGTTATGGTAAAAAACCAAACATGCAGGTACACTCAAATTACACAATTATACATGTCCCTAAATGCAGGTACACTCAAATTACACAATTATACATGTCCCTACATAGATACCGCTAACCAAGTCATTATTGACAAGGCCATGGCACCACTCTAAGGTTAATCGTTTATCCAAAGTGCAGGAATTACGAAGGTTCTCAGCAAAAATGCCAGAATTCCAAAGGCATTCGATGTACAGAGTTAAAAGAACACCATAAACACAGAAGTACAGTGTTTCTCAACCCATGAATGCTATGTACTAGATTGCAGAGACATCTACAATGTTGCAGCTAGCTGCACCCTTGTGATCTACTCCTATAAATCAAATCACCATTCTTATCATGTCCAGCAGAAAAGCATCGGATACGAATTTGGTCAACTCTAAAGGACGCGCCGCAAGATATCATCAAACGATTAGGTACGCCGGATTCCTCACCGGACCAATCCAAGCGAGAACATGTAAACGCGTCGCAACTCAATACTATAGATCATTCAAGAACACCTCGGAAGCATTCATACATTCACCTGTTGGTCAGATCTGGGCACTAAACGAGGTTCCAGAAGAGGTGGGGGGATGGGGGATGGGAAGGGCTGGGGAGGGTGAGAGACCTGTGGGCGCCGACCAGGCGGCGTGGAGGACGCATCGCTCCTGGACGTTGGCGCAGAAGCCGAGGGTGATCTTGTTGAGGTCACCGCGCAGCACGGCGCCGCTCCACACGGAGGCGCCGTCGTAGACGGTGACCTGCCCGGCCAGCACGGCCTCAGGGGCGACGTAGGCGTCGACGGCCACCTTGGGCATCCACTGCCCGAGCGGCACCAGCTGGCGCTGCCCGCGGTAGTCCCACCGCACCCGatccgcgcccgccgcggcggccgcggccgcggaggggggaggcggtgggggagacgccgcggcgggggaaggggccgatgcggtggcggagaggaggcggcggagggagggccCCGCGGCCCGGCGGGAGAGGCGcgagagcgaggcggcggccatggcggtggtcGGGGAGGTGTGCGGGGGTTGGGGGCAGTGGGGCGCACGGTCTGTGATGGGTTCGTTCTGCCccgaggagaagagaaggaagacGAGTGTCTGTGGGCTGGGCTTTGGATTAGATGTGGGCTTTGAGTGAATTATAccagaggaataagttcactgtaggtccctctatttgtcgctcAGTCCGATTTAcatccctgaaccacaaaaccaggtataacCCGTCCCCCAATTTACGAAAACCggacaaacgaggtccctcggtaGTATGGAGGGCGATTttggccgacgtggcgcctacgtggctaatttgactggGTCTTCATTTGACGTGAGttgacgtggcaattcgatccggaaaAATATTAAaccacgtgggacccacatatcagtttcacacacaaattaataaaaaattgtggggcccacgcgggccccacatgttattatcacccacctcttctctcccctctcccatcTCACCCCTcagagcggcggcgctggggagGACTACGGGTCTGagtggggagcggcggcaggcggacggcggcgcgaagcCGACGGATCTGAGTGGGGCAACGGCGGGCGGAGTGGCGGCGCCCGAtgccggcggggcggcggagcCAAGCGGAGGGCGCCAACCTCGTTGTCGGCAGGGTGTGGCGCCTAGTTCCTGCCCGTGTGCAGCTGCAACTCGGCGGCAACCGGCTCGCCagcttcctcttcccctctcccgccaCCGGTCGTCGCACCCATGCTTCTCCCGACCacgatgccgccgcctccgccacggcGTTCGCCGAGGCCCCCGCGCCGCAGGAGCAGAGGCGGAGGGTGAGTCGTCGgacgcgtcgtcggcggcggggggcggcgtCGAGCTCCCGTCCGCGTGCGGCTGCGACTCGGCGGCAACCGGCTCGCCGGcttcctcttccccctctcccgctGGCACAGCCGGCCACCGTggtctcctcctcgtcctcctccgcggcggcggcggtggcggtggggtcGGCGGCGCTGGGGAAGGGGCTCCGCGCGCGGGGCGCCGCCCGCCCAGAGAAGCTGCTCCTCGTCTTCGGCCGCGGCGTTGGCGCGGACGTCGCGCGGGGGCTCGTGGAGGAGTTCGGGGGCACGGCGCCGCGCGCCCGACTCCGACGAACTGGAGCTCACGCGGGCGAGGTGCTGGAAGCTGCACGACTGTGTCGTCGTCACATGCTCTTGTtccttctcattttttttttgacgcaaaaTGTTCCTTCTCATTTCGCAGCCTCATCACCTGCTACTTGCCAATAACGGTCCCATGTCGATTGACGATAACGGTAGGATCGATATGCAGGTTCCCTATTACTGCACCTACTATTCGTCTGAATCCATTTGTATATAGCTGCTTCACAATAACATTGGCAGTGTTGCGTCGAGCCAATATTGGCTGCAATCGAGCTAAGCTGCTACTCCCTGCACTTCTGTATGTACACTGCATATACTACGAGACAAGCAAGCTGCGGGATGGGCCGCGAGGAGGTGCAGCGCGGCGAGGTGGGGCAGGTTGGTGGAGAGCAGCGCCCCCGCCCGCGCCCCATGGTCGGGCCGGCTCGAGTCGAGGAGCTGCAGCTCGACGGCAACAAGGCAGAGGAGGTACCGCAGCGCGGGCTGCCGCAGCAGGGAAGGGGACGCGGACGCCACGACTCGGTCGTGCAGCTCCCGGCACCGCGCCCACGTGCGCGGCCCTGAACTTCTCCACAAGACCCCTTGCGGGGTCTGCACCGGCGCCGCGGACGAAGACCAGGAGTAGCTTCTCGGGGCGGGCGGCGCCCCGCGCGCGGAGCCCGTCCCCCCagcgctcccgccgccgacgcccagCCCTTCTcccgtgtcgccgccgtcgcgtcgtcggccgccaccgccggacctCCTCGTGACGccgtggagaggggagggaggaggaagaagaggggtgaAAATGACACATGgggccacgtgggccccaccattttttattaattggtgtgtgaaactgacatgtgggtcccacgtggtTTAATATTTTTCGTGATCGaattgccacatcagcgccatgtcaatgccacgtcagatgaagaccgaatcaaattagccacgtaggcgccacgtcagctaaaaccgccctccatactgccgagggatctcgtttgtccggttttcgtaagttgggggatgggtcatacccggttttgcggttcagggacgaaaatcggactgagCGACAAATagagagacctaaagtgaacttattccttatacCAGATAACATATCGGTGAAAACGGGCCAAGCGTTCATACTTAAAATTTTGtgaatttatgagaaaattactAGCGATAGATGTAGATATAAAATGTATTCTCATCAAATCTTAGGTTCAAACTCAATTTTATGtgggagtaaaaaaaataaattttgggtGAATAGTAGCATAACATTATTTACGTAGAATTTGTCACTTTTGTTTCTCTTAAATGAAATTAAGTTTGGACTTTACATTTAAGGGACCCCTAGATTTAATGATAATGTATTTAGTACCTAAACCTCACTAAACCTATGCTCTAGCTTCGAAAACAGGCCTTCTCGACCTTTTTTCTCAATACACGTATCCTCATACACGTAACTCCAATGGCAGCGAGCTCCCCTTGCAATGATGTGGTGGTGAACCTCTCATTCGTCTTTAGTGCTCTCCAAACCGTGCGGATGATAGATTCAAGTTATCTCACATACTAGTACAAGGTTACACTCATAAGTCATAACTTTCGCTTAGGCTAATTTCTTCTACCCTGAATCATGAATGTATGGTACATTATCTGATTTTAGGATAATATTTAATAGTACAAatgaataaattaactattataaattttaagttttggttaaaaaaaacagtattaTAAGAAACTTGCAtatagaaaataacaaaaattcatATAGCTTGGAAGCTTAGAAGGTATGTTTGTGATAATTTATAATTCATAAAAGATAAATAGTGGGGCTTTACGCTTTAGTAGACAAGTGAACCACTGTGCTAAAATACAAGTTTTGGTAAGACATCCCAATCCAACATTTAACATAGTAATAAAATATGACCTAAAAATTTAACTAGGTAACACATCCTGATCCAGATTCACTTTTACGCTTATAAACACCCTATTTTGTATCCccaccgtcaaaaaaaaaattgatcctGACTTATATACCTGCAAGTTCAGATTCATGGTTaacattaagtttttttaagaagGGATTAgtgttgtgtttagttccacgctaaaattgaaagtttgaagaaattggaacaatgtgacggaaaagtagGAAGTTCGAAGGAAAaggttggaatctaaacaggacctagatgtttaaaaaaaatggacccTCTCAGACTAGGTTCGCtctattcagattcgttgtgctagaatgtgtcacatctagtactaagttggttttttttttttggacggatggagtatcttGAGAACCAATCTTCCAACACTTTAATACGGAAGAGGCTCATTaatcacatgattaattaattaagtattatataaaaataaaaaaagaattaatatgattttctaatgAAACTttcctgtatttttttattaaaaaacacgCTATTCGAGAAACATGAAAATGAGGGAGTATAAGTTGAAAAATGGAGTATAGAACGCAGCCTAAGCAGATTAATGGTGGTCTTTGTCTCTTTAGTGTGCGTTGAAAGGAATACACTCATGGATAACTGGATACAGGTTTAAGGTAAGGGTGTAAATCAGTAAATGAGTCGACCCGCGAACTCACTTGTATTTAAGATGAGTAATTGAGCATACATGAGGATGTCAGGATGTGTAAGCACATTCTCTATTTTTCTCAACAACTAACATTTTTTATAAGCACCAATGGTGCAATGATGGAGTCGTGGGTGTATGACTTTGACCACTGTAGTTTTAAGTATACCATTGAATACAAGGCAAGTTCTTCTATAtgattttataatattaaatctttgtttagactttagaaCTATGTGGGGTTAAGATTTTCAGTGGTATATGAAACGAGACAAGTCATTAGTATTAATCAATTAATAGAGTtgtagatttatttgattttttaaaagaatttttatagaaaaaaaactattatacGAAATGTAGTGTCATTTTAACAGTTAAAAAGCATGCTTCCGAGGAGGTAGCCGTTCGGATAGGTGTATAGAATGCAACCTAAGAGCAAGTAGAACTCATGTGTTGTCTCTAAAGTGCCACATATGATTAGATAACAAGGTAGAGCAAGGAAGTAAAGAGGGAGAACATGAGCCACCTCTCATGAAAAAACAACCTCTACACAtgcattcaaaaaaaaaaaaaacaacaacctctacacgtttttttttaaaaaatacaaacaaaaagTGAAATAGAATGAGAGTGGTGTTTCTAACAAGTGGATCaattaaagaaaattttagagTGTGTGTATTGTAATGTTGTCTCTTacttaatttatagataatatGGCTAAAATTAGATATAGATGACATAACTAAAATTAGAATCAGATGtagtacccccccccccccccccccccgcccctcctcctcctccactatAGATCTTGCTCGAAAAAGAGTTGTTAGCCCCCTCCTCTCACTATAGATCTTGCTCAAAAAGAGTTGCTGTTACTCTTTAAAGCATAGTAGAGATCATTAATTAGCTGGCGTGTAGTGCGCGAATATAATGGTTTCTGTGCTCGTGTAGTATGTGTGTCTTCTGCAATCGGATAACCTTGTTCTTCTTTGAGGATCCTGCAGGCGTACTGAAAGCACACAACATTGATCCGTTCTTTTTTCCCGCGGGAAGCACTTCATAAGTTTGGGGAAAATGTAATGTTGTAGACACCAAT
This region includes:
- the LOC127762147 gene encoding uncharacterized protein LOC127762147 isoform X3, with product MPAGRRSQAEGANLVVGRVWRLVPARVQLQLGGNRLASFLFPSPATGRRTHASPDHDAAASATAFAEAPAPQEQRRRVSRRTRRRRRGAASSSRPRAAATRRQPARRLPLPPLPLAQPATVVSSSSSSAAAAVAVGSAALGKGLRARGAARPEKLLLVFGRGVGADVARGLVEEFGGTAPRARLRRTGAHAGEPHHLLLANNGPMSIDDNGRIDMQVPYYCTYYSSESICI
- the LOC127762147 gene encoding uncharacterized protein LOC127762147 isoform X2; this translates as MPAGRRSQAEGANLVVGRVWRLVPARVQLQLGGNRLASFLFPSPATGRRTHASPDHDAAASATAFAEAPAPQEQRRRVSRRTRRRRRGAASSSRPRAAATRRQPARRLPLPPLPLAQPATVVSSSSSSAAAAVAVGSAALGKGLRARGAARPEKLLLVFGRGVGADVARGLVEEFGGTAPRARLRRTGAHAGEPHHLLLANNGPMSIDDNVLRRANIGCNRAKLLLPALLYVHCIYYETSKLRDGPRGGAARRGGAGWWRAAPPPAPHGRAGSSRGAAARRQQGRGGTAARAAAAGKGTRTPRLGRAAPGTAPTCAALNFSTRPLAGSAPAPRTKTRSSFSGRAAPRARSPSPQRSRRRRPALLPCRRRRVVGRHRRTSS
- the LOC127762148 gene encoding gamma carbonic anhydrase-like 1, mitochondrial produces the protein MAAASLSRLSRRAAGPSLRRLLSATASAPSPAAASPPPPPPSAAAAAAAGADRVRWDYRGQRQLVPLGQWMPKVAVDAYVAPEAVLAGQVTVYDGASVWSGAVLRGDLNKITLGFCANVQERCVLHAAWSAPTGLPADTLVDRYVTVGAYCLLRSCTIEPECIIGQHSILMEGSLVETNSILEAGSVLPPGRRIPTGELWAGNPARFVRKLTNEEIMEIPKLAVAINDLMQSHFSEFLPYSTAYLEVEKLKKSFSIPL
- the LOC127762147 gene encoding uncharacterized protein LOC127762147 isoform X1, giving the protein MLLSPTSSLPSPISPLRAAALGRTTGLSGERRQADGGAKPTDLSGATAGGVAAPDAGGAAEPSGGRQPRCRQGVAPSSCPCAAATRRQPARQLPLPLSRHRSSHPCFSRPRCRRLRHGVRRGPRAAGAEAEGESSDASSAAGGGVELPSACGCDSAATGSPASSSPSPAGTAGHRGLLLVLLRGGGGGGGVGGAGEGAPRAGRRPPREAAPRLRPRRWRGRRAGARGGVRGHGAARPTPTNWSSRGRGAGSCTTVSSSHALVPSHFFFDAKCSFSFRSLITCYLPITVPCRLTITCCVEPILAAIELSCYSLHFCMYTAYTTRQASCGMGREEVQRGEVGQVGGEQRPRPRPMVGPARVEELQLDGNKAEEVPQRGLPQQGRGRGRHDSVVQLPAPRPRARP